The Deltaproteobacteria bacterium genome contains a region encoding:
- a CDS encoding Zn-ribbon domain-containing OB-fold protein, translating into MAKREVDDRFKKFGTVSFTAITKTNDFIRFLEDGKVAGTRCKDCGLTFFPPRADCYHCLSSNMEWFEITGTGKLLTFSKLQYGPVGFEGDLPYTIALLDYGDYKVFGRIADGIKDEELSVGLEMKTVVNKLPGGQLNYVFEKA; encoded by the coding sequence ATGGCCAAGAGAGAAGTAGACGATCGATTCAAGAAGTTCGGCACGGTGAGTTTCACCGCCATCACCAAAACTAACGACTTCATCCGTTTCCTGGAAGACGGAAAGGTCGCCGGTACTCGTTGCAAGGACTGCGGTCTTACCTTTTTCCCTCCCAGGGCCGATTGCTACCATTGCCTTTCCAGCAATATGGAATGGTTTGAGATCACGGGAACAGGGAAACTTCTGACCTTCAGTAAGCTGCAATACGGCCCCGTGGGGTTCGAGGGTGATCTGCCTTACACCATTGCGCTCCTGGATTACGGGGATTACAAGGTGTTTGGAAGGATCGCCGACGGCATCAAGGATGAAGAGCTTTCCGTGGGACTCGAGATGAAGACCGTGGTGAATAAGCTTCCCGGCGGGCAACTCAACTATGTTTTTGAAAAGGCTTAA
- the prmA gene encoding 50S ribosomal protein L11 methyltransferase, producing the protein MSPSTDEKPGWLEVSIEAHPDTHEALGNFLFDLGCRGMVTDDLGSPLLKAYWPRNKEPGLLKKRIHAFYRELAEIFPEARTCRVRVQDLPEGDWNHSWRRFFQSQRISPRLTILPAWEEVPENPGGHIIHIDPGPAFGTGQHPTTRMCLRAMERFTPDHPWSMLDVGTGSGILAVYGALLKAERILALDMDPEALRWAEKNISLNGVSRSIELSPLPLSEIREPFHLITANILLDTLLELLPYFPRVQEPRGILILSGILEEQVSRMEEALYRLGYRKEEIFLEEEWACLVACRP; encoded by the coding sequence ATGTCTCCATCGACGGACGAAAAACCGGGATGGCTGGAAGTTTCCATCGAAGCACACCCCGACACCCATGAGGCCCTCGGGAACTTTCTCTTCGATCTCGGATGCCGGGGTATGGTGACGGATGACTTAGGGAGTCCCCTTCTCAAGGCTTACTGGCCCAGGAACAAAGAGCCCGGCCTTCTGAAGAAGCGCATCCATGCCTTTTACCGGGAACTCGCTGAAATCTTCCCGGAAGCACGCACCTGCCGGGTGAGGGTCCAGGATCTCCCTGAGGGGGACTGGAACCACTCATGGCGGCGTTTTTTTCAATCCCAACGAATTTCTCCCCGCCTCACCATCCTCCCCGCCTGGGAGGAGGTTCCGGAGAATCCCGGAGGCCATATCATCCATATCGACCCGGGACCCGCCTTCGGTACGGGACAGCATCCCACGACCCGGATGTGCCTGAGGGCCATGGAACGATTCACCCCCGATCACCCCTGGTCCATGCTGGACGTTGGCACGGGGAGCGGGATTCTCGCCGTTTACGGGGCCCTGCTTAAGGCCGAGAGGATCCTGGCTCTCGACATGGACCCGGAGGCCTTGCGCTGGGCGGAGAAGAACATCTCCCTTAACGGCGTTTCTCGTTCCATCGAACTCTCTCCCCTCCCCTTGTCAGAAATCCGGGAACCCTTCCACCTGATTACGGCCAACATCCTCCTGGATACCCTGCTGGAGCTGCTTCCTTATTTTCCAAGGGTACAGGAACCCCGGGGAATCCTCATCCTTTCAGGCATCCTCGAGGAGCAGGTATCGAGGATGGAAGAGGCCCTTTATCGGCTCGGTTACCGAAAAGAGGAGATCTTCCTGGAAGAAGAATGGGCCTGCCTCGTGGCCTGTAGACCCTGA
- a CDS encoding 16S rRNA (uracil(1498)-N(3))-methyltransferase yields the protein MRRFFVEEIKEEENGLCVIGGSEARHILRVLRMGPGDRFVLMDRKGSRYQVSIQSCSRREVTVLLERPIPSPATSPAEITLCQAILKSRSMDLLVQKATELGVHRIVPFASERTVIRLKGEQFASKSRRWKEIARNASKQSDRERPLEIGPLLGFEELLAYGRKRSDLKLMLWEGEQDQDLKAVLSRHPDSRSFFAIVGPEGGFTEQEAALARKSGIIAVSLGRRILRAETAGLVLAAILQYERGDLGSVANETNAMAHQGVLGPPARKGLDEEICP from the coding sequence GTGAGACGCTTTTTCGTGGAAGAGATCAAGGAGGAAGAAAATGGACTTTGTGTCATCGGGGGAAGTGAGGCCAGGCACATCCTGAGGGTCCTTCGGATGGGGCCGGGGGACCGTTTTGTCCTTATGGACCGGAAAGGATCCCGGTATCAGGTTTCCATTCAATCCTGCAGCAGAAGGGAGGTCACGGTCCTCCTCGAGAGGCCCATCCCCTCCCCCGCGACCTCGCCGGCCGAAATTACCCTGTGCCAGGCCATCCTGAAGTCCCGTTCCATGGATCTCCTTGTTCAGAAGGCCACGGAACTGGGGGTACACAGGATCGTTCCCTTTGCCAGCGAAAGGACCGTGATCAGGCTCAAGGGAGAGCAGTTCGCCTCGAAAAGCCGACGCTGGAAGGAGATCGCCCGTAATGCCTCCAAGCAGTCCGACCGGGAAAGGCCCCTGGAGATCGGCCCGCTTCTCGGTTTCGAGGAACTGCTTGCCTACGGGCGAAAGCGAAGTGACCTGAAGCTCATGCTCTGGGAAGGGGAGCAGGATCAGGATCTCAAGGCGGTTCTCTCCCGCCATCCGGATTCACGGAGTTTTTTCGCCATCGTGGGCCCGGAAGGCGGCTTCACGGAGCAGGAAGCGGCCTTGGCCCGGAAGAGCGGTATCATAGCGGTTTCCCTGGGAAGGAGGATTCTCCGGGCCGAGACGGCCGGTTTGGTCCTTGCGGCCATTCTTCAGTATGAAAGGGGAGATTTGGGGTCAGTGGCCAACGAAACGAATGCAATGGCGCACCAAGGCGTCCTTGGCCCCCCTGCCCGCAAAGGATTAGATGAGGAGATATGCCCGTGA